One Streptomyces sp. V4I8 genomic window carries:
- a CDS encoding glycosyltransferase gives MHVLVVHNRYASAQPSGENKVVDQEVELLREAGHRVEVFERRSDDIAARSLLGKAALPLLVPWNPAVRAELAARLRTERPDVVHVHNVFPLLSPAVLAACADAGVPAVATLHNYTQICPPGTLQRDGRPCTECVGSAAPLPAVRHGCYRNSRLATVPLAISLSVNRRRWWSGVERFFCISAAQRDVLVRAGMPAERLTVKHNFVPDPDDRRSGAGEHLLYLGRLAEAKGVRLLMAAWDVLAADGAVGAPLVIAGTGPLEREVTAWAAGRDDVRYVGLLDPAECQKAIAQSVAVVAPSTWLEAFGLVVVEAMAAGAPVVAAGHGAFVELVEDGVTGLLHQPGEPASLAACIRRIAAEPALGREMGQAGRRRYEQGFSPAVGLERLVEGYRTAIAVRTESMGGSR, from the coding sequence ATGCACGTCCTCGTGGTGCACAACCGCTACGCCTCGGCGCAGCCGAGCGGGGAGAACAAGGTCGTCGACCAGGAGGTGGAGCTCCTGCGCGAGGCCGGCCACCGGGTCGAGGTGTTCGAGCGGCGCAGCGACGACATCGCCGCCCGGTCCCTGCTGGGCAAGGCCGCGCTACCGCTCCTTGTGCCGTGGAACCCGGCGGTCCGCGCGGAACTCGCCGCCCGGCTGCGTACCGAGCGGCCGGACGTGGTCCACGTCCACAACGTCTTCCCGCTCCTGTCGCCGGCGGTGCTCGCCGCCTGTGCCGACGCCGGTGTGCCCGCCGTCGCCACGCTGCACAACTACACCCAGATCTGCCCGCCCGGCACGCTGCAGCGGGACGGCCGGCCGTGCACCGAGTGCGTCGGGTCGGCGGCGCCACTGCCGGCCGTCCGGCACGGCTGCTACCGGAACTCCCGCCTCGCTACGGTGCCGCTCGCGATCAGCCTGTCGGTCAACCGGCGGCGGTGGTGGTCCGGCGTGGAGCGGTTCTTCTGTATCTCCGCGGCGCAGCGCGACGTCCTGGTACGGGCCGGCATGCCGGCCGAGCGGCTGACGGTGAAGCACAACTTCGTGCCCGACCCGGATGACCGCAGATCAGGCGCCGGCGAGCATCTGCTCTATCTCGGTCGGCTCGCGGAGGCCAAGGGCGTACGGCTGCTCATGGCGGCCTGGGACGTCCTCGCCGCCGACGGCGCTGTGGGCGCGCCGCTCGTGATCGCCGGCACGGGGCCGCTGGAGCGAGAGGTGACCGCCTGGGCGGCAGGCCGGGACGACGTCCGCTACGTCGGCCTGTTGGACCCGGCGGAGTGCCAGAAGGCCATCGCGCAATCGGTCGCCGTGGTGGCTCCCTCGACGTGGCTGGAGGCATTCGGCCTGGTGGTCGTGGAGGCGATGGCCGCCGGCGCCCCGGTCGTGGCCGCCGGTCATGGCGCGTTCGTCGAACTCGTCGAGGACGGCGTGACCGGGCTGTTGCACCAGCCGGGCGAGCCCGCCTCGCTCGCGGCCTGCATACGCCGGATCGCGGCCGAGCCGGCCCTGGGCCGGGAGATGGGCCAGGCAGGCCGGCGCCGTTACGAGCAGGGCTTCAGCCCGGCCGTCGGCCTTGAGCGCCTGGTGGAGGGGTACCGCACCGCGATCGCGGTGCGGACGGAATCAATGGGGGGCAGTAGATGA